A stretch of Polypterus senegalus isolate Bchr_013 chromosome 3, ASM1683550v1, whole genome shotgun sequence DNA encodes these proteins:
- the LOC120526438 gene encoding C-type mannose receptor 2-like — protein sequence MRKSLFILLGLIASVDPDNARKRFYMQSQSLTWSAARSSCMSCFEDLAVIKSSLKTQSIPATGLTLWVGASRPSGGSFTWVDGSLLTYTNWCPGEPNFANENCVSVYPDRTWNNYLCTNLLPFLCQEDAYSGVLTFSDVTCSSLTLNWTQAPGPVVSYTVTARG from the exons gtcTGATTGCATCTGTAGACCCAGACAATGCCAGGAAACGCTTTTATATGCAAAGCCAAAGTCTGACCTGGAGTGCAGCTAGAAGCTCCTGCATGTCTTGCTTTGAAGATCTGGCCGTCATTAAATCATCCCTGAAAACACAATCCATTCCTGCCACGGGTCTCACTCTCTGGGTCGGCGCGAGCCGCCCTTCAGGTGGTAGCTTTACGTGGGTGGATGGAAGTCTATTGACGTACACAAATTGGTGTCCAGGGGAGCCAAACTTTGCCAATGAAAACTGTGTGTCAGTCTATCCTGACAGAACATGGAACAATTATCTCTGCACAAATCTCCTGCCATTCTTGTGCCAAGAAG ATGCATATTCAGGAGTTTTGACCTTCTCTGATGTCACTTGTTCTTCATTAACACTTAACTGGACTCAAGCTCCCGGACCAGTGGTCTCCTACACAGTAACAGCAAGAGGA